A section of the Romeriopsis navalis LEGE 11480 genome encodes:
- the trpC gene encoding indole-3-glycerol phosphate synthase TrpC, with protein MQIRRRPPNPAVNVAYMLYQIAAPDADPQNILEEIVWQKEKEVDQFREKLPLHEVQRQLLNAPARKDFLAALTAVAKPPAVIAEVKKASPSKGVIRADFDPVAIAQSYQQGGAACLSVLTDKKFFQGGFENLKLIRAAVDLPLLCKDFIIYPYQIQWAKLHGADAVLLIAAILSDKDLQYFLKITKKLGMTALVEVHDQAEFDRVLALDGVELLGINNRDLTTFNVDLQTTCELLAARGTQLSERGITVVSESGIHQPEDLLKVAASGANAVLIGESFMKQPDPGIALKQMIQ; from the coding sequence ATGCAAATCCGTCGCCGTCCGCCAAATCCCGCTGTCAACGTTGCGTACATGCTCTATCAAATTGCTGCACCTGACGCTGATCCGCAAAATATTCTCGAAGAAATTGTTTGGCAGAAAGAGAAGGAAGTCGATCAATTTCGGGAAAAACTGCCGCTCCATGAAGTACAACGGCAATTGCTCAATGCGCCCGCCCGCAAAGATTTTCTGGCAGCACTAACAGCGGTGGCTAAACCTCCGGCCGTGATTGCTGAGGTGAAGAAGGCTTCGCCGAGTAAAGGCGTCATTCGGGCGGACTTTGACCCGGTGGCGATCGCGCAGTCTTATCAACAAGGTGGTGCAGCTTGTCTTTCCGTCTTGACGGATAAGAAATTCTTCCAAGGCGGCTTCGAAAATCTCAAGTTGATTCGGGCGGCGGTCGATTTACCGCTGTTGTGCAAAGATTTTATTATTTATCCCTACCAAATTCAGTGGGCAAAGTTGCATGGTGCGGATGCCGTACTCTTGATTGCGGCAATTTTATCCGATAAGGATTTGCAGTACTTTCTCAAGATTACGAAGAAGTTAGGGATGACGGCGCTGGTTGAAGTGCATGACCAGGCCGAGTTCGATCGGGTGCTTGCTTTAGATGGTGTGGAATTGCTGGGGATCAATAACCGTGATCTGACTACTTTCAATGTGGATCTGCAAACGACCTGTGAGTTGTTGGCCGCAAGAGGGACACAATTAAGTGAACGTGGTATTACAGTAGTAAGTGAATCGGGAATTCACCAACCTGAAGATTTGCTTAAAGTTGCGGCATCAGGTGCAAATGCGGTACTAATTGGGGAGTCTTTCATGAAGCAGCCTGATCCTGGAATTGCGCTGAAGCAAATGATTCAATAG
- the lpdA gene encoding dihydrolipoyl dehydrogenase — protein MTQAFDYDLLIIGAGVGGHGAALHAVACGLKTAIVEGGEMGGTCVNRGCIPSKALLAASGKVRELRDAHHLKALGIEVGGVGFDRDAIAGHAEMVVTKQREGLIGSLKRLGVDVLQGWGKVVAAQKVSVATPDGIEKSITAKDVIIATGSTPFVPPGCEIDGTTVFTSDHAVKLESLPQWIAIIGSGYIGLEFADIYSALGSEITMIEGLPQLMPTFDPDIAKVAQRTLISPRDIETKTGVLATKIIPGSPVVIELSDAKTKELVDTLEVDACLIATGRVPVTQDLALDKLGVELQRGYIPVTDQLNVVKGDQPIEHLWAIGDATGKLMLAHTASAQGVAVVETICGRPRVVDYNSIPAAAFTHPEVSFVGLTEPQAKAKGKAEGFEVSAVRTYFKANAKAIAEGETDGIAKVIFRPDNGQLLGVHIFGIHAADLIQEAANAMVQKTPVQSLAFSVHTHPTLCEVLDEAFKRAAGAGAGH, from the coding sequence CCTCAAAACAGCGATCGTGGAAGGTGGCGAAATGGGCGGCACCTGCGTTAACCGTGGCTGTATTCCTTCGAAAGCGCTGCTTGCTGCTTCTGGTAAGGTGCGTGAATTGCGTGATGCACATCACCTGAAGGCCTTAGGTATTGAGGTTGGTGGTGTTGGGTTCGATCGTGATGCGATTGCGGGTCATGCTGAAATGGTTGTGACGAAGCAACGGGAAGGCCTAATTGGTAGTCTCAAGCGCCTCGGGGTTGACGTGCTCCAGGGTTGGGGTAAAGTCGTGGCGGCGCAGAAAGTGAGTGTTGCTACCCCGGATGGCATTGAGAAGTCGATTACGGCGAAGGATGTGATCATCGCGACGGGGTCTACCCCATTTGTGCCCCCGGGTTGCGAAATTGATGGCACCACAGTTTTTACGAGCGATCATGCCGTAAAGCTGGAATCCTTACCCCAGTGGATTGCGATTATTGGGAGTGGTTATATCGGGTTGGAATTTGCGGACATCTATTCCGCCTTAGGTTCCGAAATTACGATGATTGAGGGTTTGCCGCAGTTGATGCCAACCTTTGATCCCGATATTGCGAAGGTGGCCCAGCGAACGCTGATTAGTCCCCGTGATATTGAAACGAAGACGGGTGTGTTAGCGACCAAGATTATTCCGGGCTCGCCGGTGGTGATTGAGCTATCGGATGCGAAAACCAAAGAGCTAGTTGACACCCTCGAAGTTGATGCTTGCTTGATTGCAACGGGTCGAGTGCCAGTGACGCAAGATTTGGCTTTGGATAAACTTGGTGTCGAGTTGCAGCGGGGCTACATCCCGGTGACGGATCAGTTGAACGTCGTTAAAGGTGATCAGCCGATTGAGCATCTGTGGGCGATCGGTGATGCGACCGGGAAGTTGATGCTCGCACATACGGCTTCAGCCCAAGGTGTAGCAGTCGTTGAAACCATCTGTGGTCGTCCGCGTGTGGTGGATTACAACAGCATTCCGGCGGCGGCTTTCACGCATCCAGAAGTGAGTTTTGTGGGTCTGACTGAACCACAAGCCAAAGCCAAGGGGAAAGCGGAAGGGTTCGAAGTCAGTGCCGTACGGACATATTTCAAGGCGAATGCGAAAGCGATCGCGGAAGGCGAAACGGACGGGATTGCAAAGGTGATTTTCCGGCCAGACAATGGCCAACTCCTGGGGGTGCATATTTTTGGAATTCATGCGGCGGATTTGATTCAGGAGGCGGCGAACGCAATGGTGCAAAAGACACCGGTGCAATCGTTGGCGTTCTCCGTCCATACCCATCCGACGCTGTGCGAAGTGCTCGATGAAGCCTTCAAGCGGGCGGCGGGTGCGGGTGCGGGTCACTAA